ATATGTGATGAATTAATGTGGCAGGCTATGGATTTATCTGCCCTATTTATCACATCCCTCAGGTGTTCCCCTATTCGTCTCCGAAATTCTCTTATCGTTTTGCCGATATATTCCATACCGCACTCACATGTAGCTTTATAGATTACCCCACGGGACCGGCAGTTAATGAAATTTCTAATTTCATACTGCTGCGCCGTTACATTGCTCTTAAACAGATGTGTGCGTTCCATATGTTGGCATGCTATACACCCACTGCACCTGTAGCATCCTGGTGTTTGACGGGTTAGCCATGTTTCTCCTGTGGTTGGGGGTATGAAATGACTTTTCACAAGATGGTCCCTAAGGCTCCGTCCCCTCCTATAGGTTACTTGGGGAGTTGTCCCTATTCTGTCCCTGAGATCCGGGTCAAGTCTTAATACTCCCCAGTGCTTTTGTAATATCTGTCTCACCTGTGTGGCTCCCGAGTCATATGTGCCTATAATACGGGTTacgttgtcacttcctggataacatggtgatgtcacttcctggataacatggtgatgccacgacccgactcccagagctgtgcgggctgtggctgctggagaggatgatggcagagggatgctcagtgtccctccagtgccctgtttctcccttccatcatcctctccagcagccacagcctgcacagctctgggagtcgggtcgtgacatcaccattttatccaggaagtgaagccttgatgcagtagtaagtgcaggggaaaaacatttgataagcatttcccataataagtgtatattgttgatctgtataacttttgggggacaatacaatactttaataaaaattttcgccagacttctcttttaaaggggtattcttgagactttttttttctttcccaaaTCTACAAATCTTCAGCGACACctttcctgctcaggacagttcctgacaggaaaagaggttgcagtatagcactgtgtcagattggggaGAATTAGATGACTTCCCCTTCCTTCCTTGACTTGTTGCACATACTACACACTTGGCGACACCCTCCTGCTGTGCGAGATCATTCTCTCCTTCACAACAATTCAGTATATACTACCCTCTTACACTAGAGGCTATAATGTCTCCAATCTCACATTCCTGCCAGTAACTGCTGATGGTTCTTctctagggatgagtgaatttacagtacaagcGAAGTAAAGCACTTTGCTAGGCTCGGCAgtcggcttgtcagctggctgcctttgaactctttgCCACTGTGCTCTGGGTTACTGGAACAGCTGGATCCAGccttgggaaacttctcccagtttcccaggactggatccagcttttccaagcacccagagcagagtggcacagagatcaaaggcagccagctgacaagccgaAAGCCTAGCGAAGTGCTTTTCGCTTTGCTAGTATTGTACATTCACTCATCCCTATTCTCCTATTCTTCAGTCACTGCATTTCCTTCAGGGTGCTGGATTATTTAACatgtcactgctgttataattttcaaaacctAAGTCagcaggggatatatacagtatatatatatatatatatatatatatatatatatatatatatatatatataatgaagacTGGGCACTAAAGTAAACAGAATGTAGACTACATGCATAATATGATACAATGGTAACAAATTATTAATCAGGCCTATAGCGACAAGGTAccaaatttatatttattttagaaaaaaatacaataaaaacaacaGTCACCTAGTTACTCTAGATCATATGGGCATTTCCAAAATGGCAGGTTCCCGTTATGCAGTGGTTGGTACCTAAAAGAAAtggtccaaggaaggacaaccagGGAACTGGCAAAAGGTTCATGGACATACATGTTTGATGCATGTGGGGAGCCTGTCTTGTCTGTTCCCCCAGAAGTAGTACAGGATCTacacaatatttaaaggggttggccactttataataaaaaaaatttgtgtgtagtattagtgtattcacattactcactgacagcagctccctgtgtgcctcatagagctaaaatcagactcccctcctccaggctgggctgtcctgctctgtgatgagtctgtccataagatggccggcaCGGAGGAGAATGTGACCATACTTcgtccccagtgtccaccacaggcatatacaggctcagtggtggacactagggggcgaggtatggtcacatgctcctccatgttggccatcttatggacagactcatcacagagcaagacagcacagcctggaggaggggagtctgattttagttttatgaagtacacagggagctgctgtcagtatgtaaggtcactaatactgtacactgaacaattttactataaagtggccaacccctttaagcaggctgTTTTAATATGATGGCTGATATATGTTTATATAGTACACATGTGTGTAATGGGTGTGTTCAGTTTTGTGCGTGTTCATGAGtgcatatatataaataaataaatatatatacacacacacagagtatatataAAGGATCTTAGAAAAAAGTAGACTTGGAAGTCTTTTTACATTTAAATAATACAGCTTCTGTCACTCCAAGGCTTACTGAATGAGACTCAATGTGAGTCAAAGATGTGAAATCGAAGTTTTTAACTGCAGTCTGTTCCTTCACCTCTGAAACTTTACTACTGCATTCAGATGAAGAGTCTGATACACGAATTTGCAGGTTTTCATCCTCATTAGACTTGAAACGAAAATTTGTCTTCAGGTGATAGTGAAGCTTCTGGCTCAGTAATAATACAAGAACCCCTCCAATACGCAGGACTCTGTATATTTAAGataagagacagcagagagcaataTTCACATATATAAAGCTGAAATTTCTCATTTTGGAATGTTGCGATGTATTAGTCTGAAGGTCAGAGCACTTATCCTTCTGTATAAGCTACCAAAGGTATTACACCAAGCACGCTCTAAAATCAGTGTAATCATTGCGGTAGTACGCTGCTAGGGACAAAGTATTGCTTTGTTCTGTATTGATGATGCAGCCAATAATGCTGCAGAGCGAATACAAAGACTGGCCACGTGTATTCTGCATTAGAAGAAAGCTGTTGCTTATTTCGCCAAACATAGGGCAAAGTTGCTTGTTACATGGATGTTCGATGACGACTTCTTCATGTTACTAATACTCTACGGAGGGATAACCCTTACTATACATCACCCATCAACTAATCCAAAAGGCTCTGCTTTAAGAATGACTTAGTATGTGTCATTAAGCGTCTATAGTCCACAGAAGTAGGCTATATTGGATGTAAGGAAGAACAATTTATTTTGTCATTAAATCGCAATCAGGTTTTTCAAAATAAATAGGAGAACCCCAACCCACAAAGAGCAACCACAGATGAAGAATAGTTTGTTAGCAAATTTCTAATACCATGATCGTATTTCTTCATCTTTGCTCTTTAAAGGAGAGCTATCAGCAAGTTCGAGCAAACCTGATCTTTACAGATCTGGTATTCTTTTTCCTGTCTGTCCTGCCATTTCGGAGCATTTTGATGTAAAGTGCAAATGCAAATGAGGTCCTAAGGAGCACCGGCCCCACAGAGCACCTCCTTGGCCCGCCCGCTGCCTCCTATGCACGTTCATGTATGCATAATCTCTGACGTGCATATGCAGGAAGACAGGGAGACGCGTCAGAGACCGGTATAATTATGCATATGTGAACATACATGGGAGGCGGTGGGCCACTCTGTGGGGCCAGTGCTCCTAAGAACCTCATTTGCTTATGTGCTGCCATCAAAATGGGGAACGGACACAAAAAGGAAGACCAGGGCTGTTAACATCAGGTAAAGAGCTGAACGGGGAtatcgaacctgctgatagtgatCTCCGGATAGGGAAAATTATTGCCTGTTCAAATGTAccttaaaagttataaagatgtttCTATATAGTGGTTAACCATTTCTGCGGTTTTGCTAAACTGGTAATTCATCACAGATAAGGAAGTGCTGAAAATTGGCCTCTGTGGCATCTACAGCCAAATGTCCCTGAACTCACTATTGATGTCACGCAGCTATAAGTGATAGTGGCACGGCATAGAAACTGCAGGCCAAGGATACTATCAGGCAGATGGGAGCACTGACGCACCAGGGGTTGTTTCCCTGGGAAAAGCATCAGGGGATACGAGAGGTAAGCTCCAGACATCGATTTTTAACAAGCTATTCGGAGTTCACCTTTAAAACCTGATCCAGATGAGGCAGATTTGCGACTTGGAAATCTGTTGATATTTGTAGCAAATCCTTAGTCCTGATCTGAACTTACCTAAACATTTTCTGATACTTTTTACCagattccttccttcccttcattTTGGACTTTACCTTTCCATTTGGCGAATAATATCAGGCAGAAGCTCCTTCATGTCCTTGGAACATGTGAACTTTTTTCCAAATGGTACGTCAGATATGACAGCGTCCATGCTTTCTGAGAGAACTGGAAGATCTATATGACAAACCAAAGAAATATGCTTTAGTTGGAGTTTATGGACAGATTAGTACATCAGGTCATACAAAAAGCTAACAATAGGAGCGACAAGCCTCGCCCCTACTTAACTAGGAACCATTTTGCTGCTGAATATACAGTAGGAATGGGTTAGTCAGTGTTGTACCATAAAACTACATCCAAACTGTGTTGTTTGCAAGACAAATGTATTACAAATTTCTGCCACATCCAGACATTAgattcaaagtgtcactgttgttataactttcaaaatctaaatcaacagtagatgtaaaataaagcaagtttgccatatacatttttttgtttttgttatcatactgaaaaacaaagctgaactctctgctgccacctctgttcacgaCATGAAGTACCTAAAACAGTAGCAAATCgtcatagaaaatctctcttgTTCTAGGCAGTTGCTGTCacagacagagttggcagcagtaagtattgtgtcaaactggaaggaatacaccactttcctgcaagacatacatcggcttataagtactggaagaattgagatttttttttaaatataactaatttacaaaaatttgtataactttttgacaccagttgatttgaatttatttattttatttatttatccctTTGAATCCAAATGACAACAATTAATTTGGCAAGACAAAGACACAAACAATCAATCTACTGTAGGTTGACTGAGCATTCCCCATGTCAGGCACGCACTCCATACCGGCACTTTTCACTCCAACAAGGTGTCTTACCTAGCACAGAACCCTTTAGGAATGCTACAGAGTCCTTCACACCTGCTTTCTTCACATTGTCAAGTGCATGTTTCAGTTGTGATTCGCTATTGTCAATCCCCAGGAAAGTAGCATGCTGACACAAAGCGAAAAGAGAAAGGTTCACATTATTTCTCTCCTGTTATCTATAGGCAGAACATGTCACAGACACATCAACACCAAAGTGAATTGTGAGAGAATATGATAAAAAAAGCTGGGGTTAAGCCTAGAATAGAAATAATTAAATATACTTTTCAAGTATTTTGTGCTCCCTTGGTATCAGTCTTATAATATTTCACCAATCTGATATGAACACGTCTTGGCATTGAAGGCCTGTTCATCCAAATACTGACTGAGGTGAAGTCCTTTACTTTATGTTGCCTTACAGACCATGCCACCAACTGGGAGATGGAAGTAAGAGCGGAAACTACAGTGGACAGAGCTGggtgaatagtttttttttttttgtcattgtgATGGtacaaaattttattaaaaaaatgtattctgtATACCTATTTTTAATGGAAAATTAAagtatttttatttctataataTTGGCAGCTTGTGTGCATACCGGCCATTCCATGGCAGCCTCCAACAAAATTGCTCCAACACCGCACATTGGATCAAGGATATAGTTTGCGgtctgaaaaacaaacaaaaaaaacccaacaatttTCATCAAAATAATAAAATGCATGAACTTGTTTAAAACctaatttaaaaaacttttttggttCATAAGAAAGTCTATACAGCGGTAGTAAACCAATTCCAGTACTAGGATTCAGAATGAACAGGAATAACTGTCAATCCCAGCTCACTCTGCTTCACTATGCAGTGGCGGCAGGATCACAGGCTGCTTCCTCACGTCTAATGactattctaatgctaatatgcatTAGAAATTAGGGGAAGCTCAGTATCACTAACGCTACATGCATTAAAATAATATTCTCTTGTTTTagctgatctttcccccagctaATCTAAGATTATGCCCCCTTGTTCTTGACtttagttttttattaaaaactctTCCCTCTTAAACCGTATTTAGTCCTTTAGCATATTTAAAAGGTCTGAATCaagtctcccctctcccttctttcctacagattcaaatctttccTGGTTGTATTTTTcagaccctccaccatttttgtagcccgtctttggacccgttctattttatcaatatctttttgtggtgaggtctccagaacaggacccagtattccagatgtggtctcactagaactgtatacagcgggatcacaatctccctcttcctactggttatacctctagttatACAGCCCAGCAGATGATTTGCTTTCcttaccgcctggttgcactggtgacttcagaaatcactacccctaaatccctctcttctgaagtctttgccaacagcTGCTGATATGATACTGGGATAGAGGATGCCTTTTTGCCAAGTGTATTATTTTacgtgttttaggctatgttcacattacgtatgagaccggccgttccgctccggccaggatcccattgcacataaggctttgttacacaccgcaaaactacggccgtagttctgcggcgagaactacggccgtagttttacgttgtgtgaacatagccttagtctgacatgatctgcccttagtaaagtcatgctggtttggatcaaTCACATTAAAGGTAAACtctggccaaaactattttttaatatgttattacttatagaaAATTAGACAAATTtcttatgtacattaattatggaaaatgtacatatagggctatttcccttaatttagtagatcagggagaaatattgtgacgtcacgaaccgggggtgtaattccaatggagtgtccagcaggaagcgcactatatatagaagtcaatgagtaccattgacttctatatatagtgcacccctgctggacactccattggaattacaatggatgtgtatgtaaatgtaatagacagtatgtttttgatcgAATacaaagtgtccttgctccccaaagtaatctataaatgtatttaaccagtacattTAGAGTGCACAGTATAGTGACAGGAGGGACATGGGGGttgtgtgtgacaggaggatagATAGTGACAGGAGATAGGGATGTGTGTGACAAGAGGGACATAGGTGTGTGTGACATGAGGGTAGATAGTGACAGgagggccgccgctctccgctcccaCATACAGcctcccggtccgcactgcatgccggccggggacagaaagcacccccaccccgcagggagcaTGGCGCTTCCGATGCttccagtccccggccggcatgcagtgcggactgggaggctgtatgtgggggcagAGAGTGGCAGCGGAGAGTGGCGGccctcctgtcacacacatccctatctcctgtcactatctatcctcctgtcacacacacctATGTCCCTCTTGTCACACACATCCCTATCTCCTGTCACTATCTATCCTACTGTCACACACAACCCCCATGTCCCTCCTGTCACTATGCGGTGCCCTTCGTatgtactggttaaatacattaatggattactttggggagcaaggacacttgctccccaaagtattccataaatgtattcaatcaaaaacatactgtctattacatttacatacacatccattgtaattccaatagagtgtccagcaggggcggactatatatagaagtcaatggtacttattgacttctatatatagtgtgccccctgctggacactccattggaattacacccccggttcgtgacatcagagaattcagaaaagtctccctgatctaataaattaagggaaatagccctatatgtgcatttcccataattaatgtacattagaaatttgtctaactttccataagtccATAACTTATCCTTTAACTCTACGCTCCTATAAAGGTAAAATGACAGCCGGGTAGAGCAAATCTGGATGCCACAATTATTATATCTCTTGCATAATTCCCCGGTATGGATTCCTCTCTGTTTCTTTCACAAGATGGTCTTTTCCTCTTTCTGATATGGAGTCCCCAACACCCACGCATCAGATTAGAATCATTGCAGAGAGCAAAAGATGACGGGGGACTAGCAATCCCTAATGCAACCATGTACTTCTTGGCGGCCCAATTGCAACACCTTAGGGGATGGAATGTGTTTGAGGCTGGAGTACAAAACAAGGCTTTTATTAGGCATTATTTACAATCAGATTTTATTTTTGAAATGTTGGGAGCCAAAAGAATGTTGTTATTACTCACCCCACAAATACCAACTTTATTGCTTATAGATAAGGTGTGGTGGAAACTCAGAGATCTCTATGGTATCACAGGATATATACCCTATACGTCTGTTTGGGACACCCCATGGTTAGGGGAATTACACTTTTTGGAGGGATTTTCCACCTGGAGAGATGCGGGACTTAGAAAAATTATACAACTGTATGAAGATAGACAGCTGAAACGCTTTGATCAGTTACAAAGTCAATTTGATCTACCTCACACTCCATAAATATCTGCAATTCCATCATGCGTGTTAAATGCTCACATCGGAAGTACAGTATTCGCCTCCAATGAATAAAGCCGGGGAAGCGGAATCCACTAAGGGTCTAATTTCTTGTTTGtacagacacattgggggagatttatcaaacatggtgtaacgtgaaactggctcagttgcccctagcaaccagattccacttttcattcctcacagactctttgaaaaatgaaaggtggaatctgattggttgctagaggcaactgagccagtttcacgttacaccatgtttgataaatctctcccaatgtctCTAAATATCTAGAAAAGTTCTCACTGACGTTGAGAGAAAAATGGGAAGCTGAGATTGGTCCTATAGAGGAAGGCCAATGGAAAGAAAATGACAGACCCCTATTTCAGCACCAAAAGAcagccatctattgataatgatggacacaaataatgatcatgaacattatttgtggccatcattaTCTAAAGACGGACAACTTTCGGCAATAAAATTATAGCCACCAAGAAGGACACCCATCATTTTatcgttgtgggaacatagcctaaatgatgGCACACAAAGCGTGAAAGAGGAATGCTAAAGAGAACACTTATGTAACAATATGAGAATAGGCGATCTAAGGAGACATTCACACTAGGCACAGATTGGTGAATCCAGTTAACTTCTATATAGTTTCCATACTTTGTTCTGAATTTGAATGTGTCCATAAATTGTTAAAATCTTTAGTAGATGCCTAGAAATTTTTGCAAGCATATTCAATTAAGTCTCATGGACTGTTGCTTAAAATTTGGAAACATAAACGCTCAGAACTTGTAATacattataaaatatattttacttACGCAAATTTCTGCAAGTGATGCCATTGCCCATGCTGTAGTGGCTCGCAGTCCTGTACTCTGAATATAATCTCTATTTGCCAAGGGTTGCCTGACAATAATAAGCAAAGAAAATCAATAATGTGTAGTCTACAAAATATTCAAACAGATTTGGCTCTTTAATAGTCATCTAGAATATATATAATTCTAAAATGTTCTTGTTCTACATTTGCATGATGTTCTTGTCCAACATTGCAtgatttattgttatttttatcttgcattacagtctatggctatgatcacacaccGCCAAAATGAcagcttttttttattgtatggtCAAAATTTAATGGCAACTAACAGGTGTTATTATTTCATAACTTTGGCCATTATCTGCAATTAAATGAAGGCCGTTCAATTAAAAAATGGCACTTTGAGGGTATGCAAACATAGCTTGGAGATGTGTTCACAGTACTTTTTATATCCATACCCATGTCCCTAACACAACTCTCCAATACCCTAAAGGCTAAAATTGTAAGGAGTTTTTTTTAGATTCCCTTTTAAAATTCTgggaggtgacc
This sequence is a window from Dendropsophus ebraccatus isolate aDenEbr1 chromosome 15, aDenEbr1.pat, whole genome shotgun sequence. Protein-coding genes within it:
- the THUMPD2 gene encoding THUMP domain-containing protein 2 isoform X2 — protein: MNGTPEQHDEAQGPVESMPGKVFFKASPNLSSLRKVKSAERIFLLLHKGLPLTEYKGNFLFALRTFVIGEPKVWLDTLQTWQTFQEQLTKQEDFKRQEKVLKRKLVDDSSDLKSKTCKEENAVDGAHINQEQTSIDTVTQLPPQKLPVKNLDNTLFQHNTSETITFRVSCRCSGVYTKTMTAQDVGRIIGASLSKQFGWKPDLRKPLLEVFVHLNDMYSVVGFPILRQPLANRDYIQSTGLRATTAWAMASLAEICTANYILDPMCGVGAILLEAAMEWPHATFLGIDNSESQLKHALDNVKKAGVKDSVAFLKGSVLDLPVLSESMDAVISDVPFGKKFTCSKDMKELLPDIIRQMERVLRIGGVLVLLLSQKLHYHLKTNFRFKSNEDENLQIRVSDSSSECSSKVSEVKEQTAVKNFDFTSLTHIESHSVSLGVTEAVLFKCKKTSKSTFF